In Dehalococcoidales bacterium, a single genomic region encodes these proteins:
- a CDS encoding alpha-ketoacid dehydrogenase subunit beta, with protein MREISFTEAIREALREEMRRDSDVFVIGIDVGLRPGTTKVTTGLAEEFGTDRLINTPIAEGIISGAAVGAALMGMRPVAEIMFADFVMAIMEPMVTVAARARYITDGGASVPMVVRTPFSLGGAYMSNFEAWFVHVPGIKVVMPSTPYDAKGLLKSAIRDDNPVVFYEHQDFHRELKGPVPEEEYTIPLGVGDIKREGTDVTVVATGKMVHEALAAAEELAKESISVEVVDPRSLYPIDKNMILGSVRKTGRLVVAHEACKTGGIGAEISAIVSEEVFPSLKAPIARVANPDVHVPYIIPLQKLVVPSKDDIIESVRKVMSTG; from the coding sequence ATGAGAGAGATAAGTTTTACCGAGGCAATCCGTGAAGCCCTGCGGGAAGAGATGCGCCGGGACTCTGATGTCTTCGTCATCGGCATTGATGTGGGACTGCGTCCGGGAACAACCAAGGTAACTACCGGCTTGGCCGAGGAATTCGGCACCGACAGGCTGATAAATACCCCTATCGCTGAGGGGATTATCTCCGGGGCTGCCGTTGGCGCCGCCCTGATGGGCATGAGGCCGGTGGCAGAGATAATGTTTGCCGATTTTGTGATGGCGATCATGGAGCCGATGGTCACGGTGGCCGCCCGGGCGCGCTATATCACCGATGGCGGCGCCAGCGTGCCAATGGTAGTCAGGACTCCCTTCAGTCTCGGCGGGGCTTACATGTCAAATTTCGAGGCGTGGTTCGTGCATGTCCCGGGGATAAAGGTCGTTATGCCCTCTACCCCCTATGACGCCAAGGGACTGCTCAAGTCAGCCATCAGGGACGATAACCCGGTGGTCTTTTATGAGCACCAGGACTTTCACCGTGAATTGAAAGGCCCGGTGCCGGAAGAGGAATATACCATCCCCCTGGGGGTAGGTGACATCAAGCGCGAGGGCACGGACGTCACCGTCGTCGCCACTGGCAAGATGGTGCACGAGGCACTGGCTGCCGCCGAAGAACTGGCTAAAGAGTCAATCAGCGTGGAGGTAGTCGACCCCCGTTCCCTGTATCCTATCGATAAGAACATGATCCTGGGTTCAGTCAGGAAAACGGGGAGGTTGGTTGTCGCCCATGAAGCCTGTAAGACCGGGGGCATCGGGGCGGAAATCAGCGCCATCGTATCTGAGGAAGTTTTTCCGTCACTAAAGGCGCCGATTGCCCGGGTGGCCAATCCTGATGTGCATGTCCCGTATATTATACCTCT